The following are encoded together in the Microtus pennsylvanicus isolate mMicPen1 chromosome 8, mMicPen1.hap1, whole genome shotgun sequence genome:
- the Dctn1 gene encoding dynactin subunit 1 isoform X15 produces MSAEASARPLRVGSRVEVIGKGHRGTVAYVGATLFATGKWVGVILDEAKGKNDGTVQGRKYFTCDEGHGIFVRQSQIQVFEDGADTTSPETPDSSASKVLKREGADAATKTSKLPTRPASTGVTGASSSLGPSGSASAGELSSSEPSTPAQTPLAAPIIPTPALTSPGAAPPLPSPSKEEEGLRAQVRDLEEKLETLRLKRSEDKAKLKELEKHKIQLEQVQEWKSKMQEQQADLQRRLKEARKEAKEALEAKERYMEEMADTADAIEMATLDKEMAEERAESLQQEVEALKERVDELTTDLEILKAEIEEKGSDGAASSYQLKQLEEQNARLKDALVRMRDLSSSEKQEHVKLQKLMEKKNQELEVVRQQRERLQEELNQAESTIDELKEQVDAALGAEEMVEMLTDRNLNLEEKVRELRETVGDLEAMNEMNDELQENARETELELREQLDMAGARVREAQKRVEAAQETVADYQQTIKKYRQLTAHLQDVNRELTNQQEASVERQQQPPPETFDFKIKFAETKAHAKAIEMELRQMEVAQANRHMSLLTAFMPDSFLRPGGDHDCVLVLLLMPRLICKAELIRKQAQEKFDLSENCSERPGLRGAAGEQLSFAAGLVYSLSLLQATLHRYEHALSQCSVDVYKKVGSLYPEMSAHERSLDFLIELLHKDQLDETVNVEPLTKAIKYYQHLYSIHLAEQPEDSTMQLADHIKFTQSALDCMSVEVVRLRAFLQGGQEATDIALLLRDLETSCSDIRQFCKKIRRRMPGTDAPGIPAALAFGSQVSDTLLDCRKHLTWVVAVLQEVAAAAAQLIAPLAENEGLPVAALEELAFKASEQIYGSPSSSPYECLRQSCTILISTMNKLATAMQEGEYDAERPPSKPPPVELRAAALRAEITDAEGLGLKLEDRETVIKELKKSLKIKGEELSEANVRLSLLEKKLDSAAKDADERIEKVQTRLEETQTLLRKKEKDFEETMDALQADIDQLEAEKAELKQRLNSQSKRTIEGLRGPPPSGIATLVSGIAGGATPGQAPGALPGPGLVKDSPLLLQQISAMRLHISQLQHENSILKGAQMKASLAALPPLHVAKLSVPPHEGPGGELVAGTLYRKTSQLLETLNQLSTHTHVIDITRTSPAAKSPSAQLMEQVAQLKSLSDTIEKLKDEVLKETVTQRPGATVPTDFATFPSSAFLRAKEEQQDDTVYMGKVTFSCAAGLGQRHRLVLTQEQLHQLHSRLIS; encoded by the exons ATGAGTGCCGAGGCGAGTGCCCGGCCCCTGCGGGTAGGCTCCCGTGTGGAGGTCATTGGGAAAGGCCACCGAGGCACTGTGGCCTATGTTGGAGCCACACTCTTTGCCACTGGCAAATGGGTGGGCGTGATCCTGGATGAAGCAAAAGGCAAGAACGACGGCACTGTTCAGGGAAGGAAGTATTTCACGTGCGACGAAGGCCATGGCATCTTTGTACGCCAGTCCCAG ATCCAGGTATTTGAAGATGGAGCAGATACTACTTCCCCAGAGACTCCTGATTCTTCGGCTTCAAAGGTCCTTAAGAGAG AGGGAGCTGATGCAGCTACAAAGACCAGCAAACTG CCTACTCGCCCAGCCAGTACTGGGGTGACGGGGGCCAGCAGCTCCCTGGGCCCCTCTGGATCAGCATCAGCCGGTGAACTAAGCAGCAGTGAGCCCAGCACCCCAGCTCAGACTCCGCTGGCAGCGCCCATCATCCCCACACCGGCCCTCACCTCTCCCGGAGCAGCACCTCCACTTCCATCTCCCTCGAAG gaggaggaagggctgAGGGCCCAGGTGCGGGACCTGGAAGAGAAACTGGAGACCCTGCGTCTGAAACGATCGGAAGACAAGGCAAAGCTGAAAGAGCTGGAGAAGCACAAGATCCAGCTGGAGCAGGTGCAGGAATGGAAGAGCAAAAtgcaggagcagcaggcagaCCTGCAGCGGCGCCTCAAAGAAGCACGGAAG GAAGCCAAGGAGGCACTGGAGGCAAAGGAGCGTTACATGGAGGAGATGGCAGACACAGCCGATGCCATTGAGATGGCCACTCTGGACAAGGAGATGGCCGAAGAGCGGGCTGAGTCTCTGCAGCAGGAGGTGGAGGCTCTGAAGGAGCGTGTGGACGAGCTCACCACAGACTTGGAGATCCTCAAAGCTGAAATTGAAGAGAAAG GCTCAGACGGGGCTGCGTCAAGCTACCAGCTCAAGCAGCTAGAGGAGCAGAATGCCCGCCTGAAAGACGCCCTGGTGAG GATGCGAGATCTCTCTTCCTCAGAGAAGCAGGAGCATGTGAAACTCCAAAAGCTCATGGAAAAGAAGAACCAGGAGCTGGAGGTTGTGAGGCAGCAGCGCGAGCGTCTCCAGGAGGAGCTGAACCAGGCAGAGAGCACCATTGATGAGCTCAAGGAGCAG GTGGACGCCGCTCTGGGTGCCgaggagatggtggagatgcTGACTGACCGGAACCTGAATCTAGAAGAGAAAGTGCGGGAACTGCGGGAGACTGTAGGGGATTTG GAAGCGATGAACGAAATGAACGACGAGCTGCAGGAGAACGCACGGGAGACAGAGCTGGAGCTGCGGGAGCAGCTGGACATGGCAGGCGCCCGAGTACGGGAGGCCCAGAAGCGTGTGGAAGCCGCCCAGGAGACAGTTGCGGACTATCAGCAAACTATCAAGAAGTACCGCCAGTTGACTGCACACCTACAG GATGTCAATCGGGAGCTGACGAACCAGCAGGAGGCGTCTGTGGAGAGACAACAGCAGCCACCTCCAGAGACTTTTGATTTCAAAATCAAGTTTGCTGAGACCAAGGCTCATGCCAAG GCAATTGAGATGGAATTGAGACAGATGGAGGTGGCCCAGGCCAACCGGCACATGTCCCTGCTGACGGCCTTCATGCCTGACAGCTTCCTTCGGCCAGGAGGAGACCATGACTGTGTCCTGGTGCTGCTACTTATGCCCCGTCTCATTTGCAAG GCAGAGCTCATCCGGAAGCAGGCCCAGGAGAAGTTTGACCTCAGTGAGAACTGTTCAGAGCGGCCTGGGCTTCGCGGAGCTGCTGGGGAGCAGCTGAGCTTTGCTGCTGGGCTGGTATACTCACTGAGTCTGCTGCAGGCCACACTGCACCGCTACGAGCATGCCCTCTCCCAGTGCAGTGTGGACGTGTATAAGAAGGTGGGCAGCCTTTACCCCGAGATGAGTGCCCACGAGCGCTCCCTGGATTTCCTCATCgagctgctgcacaaggaccaGCTGGATGAAACTGTCAACGTGGAGCCCCTCACCAAGGCCATCAAGTATTACCAG CATCTGTACAGCATCCACCTTGCTGAGCAGCCGGAGGATTCCACCATGCAGCTGGCCGACCACATCAAG TTCACCCAGAGTGCCCTGGACTGTATGAGTGTGGAGGTGGTGCGGCTGCGTGCCTTCCTGCAG ggtgggcaggaggcaaCAGATATTGCCCTTCTTCTCCGAGACCTGGAAACATCCTGCAGTGACATCCGCCAGTTCTGCAAGAAGATCCGAAGGCGAATGCCAGGGACAGATGCTCCGGGGATCCCAGCAGCCCTGGCCTTTGGATCACAG GTGTCCGACACACTCCTTGACTGCAGGAAGCACTTGACGTGGGTGGTGGCTGTTCTGCAGGAGGTGGCGGCTGCAGCTGCCCAGCTTATTGCCCCCCTGGCAGAGAATGAGGGGCTGCCTGTGGCTGCACTGGAGGAGCTGGCTTTCAAAGCAAGCGAGCAG ATCTACGGGAGCCCCTCCAGCAGCCCCTACGAGTGCCTGCGCCAGTCCTGCACCATCCTGATCAGCACAATGAACAAGCTGGCCACAGCCATGCAGGAGGGCGAGTACGACGCAGAGCGGCCCCCCAGCAAG CCTCCTCCAGTTGAACTTCGGGCTGCAGCCCTGCGTGCGGAGATCACAGATGCTGAAGGTCTGGGTTTGAAGCTTGAAGATAGAGAGACAGTTATCAAGGAGTTAAAGAAGTCTCTCAAGATTAAG GGAGAGGAGCTGAGCGAGGCCAACGTGCGGCTGAGCCTCCTGGAGAAGAAGCTGGACAGCGCTGCCAAGGATGCAGATGAGCGCATTGAGAAAGTCCAGACTCGGCTGGAGGAGACTCAGACCCTGCTGCGAAAGAAGGAGAA AGACTTTGAGGAGACAATGGATGCACTCCAGGCTGACATCGACCAGttggaggcagagaaggcagagctAAAGCAGCGGCTGAACAGCCAGTCCAAGCGCACAATTGAAGGGCTTCGGGGTCCCCCTCCCTCAGGCATTGCTACCCTGGTCTCTGGCATTGCTGGTG GGGCCACTCCTGGGCAGGCTCCAGGCGCCTTGCCAGGTCCGGGGCTGGTGAAGGACTCACCGCTGCTGCTCCAGCAgatctctgccatgaggctgcACATCTCGCAGCTCCAGCATGAGAACAGCATCCTCAAA GGAGCCCAGATGAAGGCATCCTTGGCCGCTCTGCCCCCTTTGCACGTAGCAAAGCTTTCCGTCCCGCCCCACGAGGGCCCTGGTGGTGAGCTGGTGGCTGGGACACTGTATCGCAAGACCAGCCAGCTACTGGAGACACTAAACCAGCTGAGCACGCACACGCATGTGATAGATATCACACGGACCAGCCCAG CTGCCAAGAGCCCGTCAGCTCAGCTTATGGAGCAAGTGGCTCAGCTCAAGTCCCTGAGTGACACCATTGAGAAGCTCAAG gatGAAGTCCTCAAGGAGACAGTAACTCAGCGTCCTGGAGCTACCGTTCCCACTGACTTTGCCACCTTCCCTTCGTCAGCCTTCCTCAGG GCCAAGGAAGAACAGCAAGATGACACTGTCTATATGGGCAAGGTGACCTTCTCGTGTGCGGCAGGCCTAGGACAGCGACACCGTCTGGTGCTGACCCAGGAGCAGCTGCACCAGCTCCACAGTCGCCTGATCTCCTAA
- the Dctn1 gene encoding dynactin subunit 1 isoform X9 — MSAEASARPLRVGSRVEVIGKGHRGTVAYVGATLFATGKWVGVILDEAKGKNDGTVQGRKYFTCDEGHGIFVRQSQIQVFEDGADTTSPETPDSSASKVLKREGADAATKTSKLRGLKPKKAPTARKTTTRRPKPTRPASTGVTGASSSLGPSGSASAGELSSSEPSTPAQTPLAAPIIPTPALTSPGAAPPLPSPSKEEEGLRAQVRDLEEKLETLRLKRSEDKAKLKELEKHKIQLEQVQEWKSKMQEQQADLQRRLKEARKEAKEALEAKERYMEEMADTADAIEMATLDKEMAEERAESLQQEVEALKERVDELTTDLEILKAEIEEKGSDGAASSYQLKQLEEQNARLKDALVRMRDLSSSEKQEHVKLQKLMEKKNQELEVVRQQRERLQEELNQAESTIDELKEQVDAALGAEEMVEMLTDRNLNLEEKVRELRETVGDLEAMNEMNDELQENARETELELREQLDMAGARVREAQKRVEAAQETVADYQQTIKKYRQLTAHLQDVNRELTNQQEASVERQQQPPPETFDFKIKFAETKAHAKAIEMELRQMEVAQANRHMSLLTAFMPDSFLRPGGDHDCVLVLLLMPRLICKAELIRKQAQEKFDLSENCSERPGLRGAAGEQLSFAAGLVYSLSLLQATLHRYEHALSQCSVDVYKKVGSLYPEMSAHERSLDFLIELLHKDQLDETVNVEPLTKAIKYYQHLYSIHLAEQPEDSTMQLADHIKFTQSALDCMSVEVVRLRAFLQGGQEATDIALLLRDLETSCSDIRQFCKKIRRRMPGTDAPGIPAALAFGSQVSDTLLDCRKHLTWVVAVLQEVAAAAAQLIAPLAENEGLPVAALEELAFKASEQIYGSPSSSPYECLRQSCTILISTMNKLATAMQEGEYDAERPPSKPPPVELRAAALRAEITDAEGLGLKLEDRETVIKELKKSLKIKGEELSEANVRLSLLEKKLDSAAKDADERIEKVQTRLEETQTLLRKKEKDFEETMDALQADIDQLEAEKAELKQRLNSQSKRTIEGLRGPPPSGIATLVSGIAGGATPGQAPGALPGPGLVKDSPLLLQQISAMRLHISQLQHENSILKGAQMKASLAALPPLHVAKLSVPPHEGPGGELVAGTLYRKTSQLLETLNQLSTHTHVIDITRTSPAAKSPSAQLMEQVAQLKSLSDTIEKLKDEVLKETVTQRPGATVPTDFATFPSSAFLRAKEEQQDDTVYMGKVTFSCAAGLGQRHRLVLTQEQLHQLHSRLIS, encoded by the exons ATGAGTGCCGAGGCGAGTGCCCGGCCCCTGCGGGTAGGCTCCCGTGTGGAGGTCATTGGGAAAGGCCACCGAGGCACTGTGGCCTATGTTGGAGCCACACTCTTTGCCACTGGCAAATGGGTGGGCGTGATCCTGGATGAAGCAAAAGGCAAGAACGACGGCACTGTTCAGGGAAGGAAGTATTTCACGTGCGACGAAGGCCATGGCATCTTTGTACGCCAGTCCCAG ATCCAGGTATTTGAAGATGGAGCAGATACTACTTCCCCAGAGACTCCTGATTCTTCGGCTTCAAAGGTCCTTAAGAGAG AGGGAGCTGATGCAGCTACAAAGACCAGCAAACTG CGGGGACTGAAGCCTAAGAAG GCACCGACAGCCCGAAAG ACCACAACTCGACGGCCCAAG CCTACTCGCCCAGCCAGTACTGGGGTGACGGGGGCCAGCAGCTCCCTGGGCCCCTCTGGATCAGCATCAGCCGGTGAACTAAGCAGCAGTGAGCCCAGCACCCCAGCTCAGACTCCGCTGGCAGCGCCCATCATCCCCACACCGGCCCTCACCTCTCCCGGAGCAGCACCTCCACTTCCATCTCCCTCGAAG gaggaggaagggctgAGGGCCCAGGTGCGGGACCTGGAAGAGAAACTGGAGACCCTGCGTCTGAAACGATCGGAAGACAAGGCAAAGCTGAAAGAGCTGGAGAAGCACAAGATCCAGCTGGAGCAGGTGCAGGAATGGAAGAGCAAAAtgcaggagcagcaggcagaCCTGCAGCGGCGCCTCAAAGAAGCACGGAAG GAAGCCAAGGAGGCACTGGAGGCAAAGGAGCGTTACATGGAGGAGATGGCAGACACAGCCGATGCCATTGAGATGGCCACTCTGGACAAGGAGATGGCCGAAGAGCGGGCTGAGTCTCTGCAGCAGGAGGTGGAGGCTCTGAAGGAGCGTGTGGACGAGCTCACCACAGACTTGGAGATCCTCAAAGCTGAAATTGAAGAGAAAG GCTCAGACGGGGCTGCGTCAAGCTACCAGCTCAAGCAGCTAGAGGAGCAGAATGCCCGCCTGAAAGACGCCCTGGTGAG GATGCGAGATCTCTCTTCCTCAGAGAAGCAGGAGCATGTGAAACTCCAAAAGCTCATGGAAAAGAAGAACCAGGAGCTGGAGGTTGTGAGGCAGCAGCGCGAGCGTCTCCAGGAGGAGCTGAACCAGGCAGAGAGCACCATTGATGAGCTCAAGGAGCAG GTGGACGCCGCTCTGGGTGCCgaggagatggtggagatgcTGACTGACCGGAACCTGAATCTAGAAGAGAAAGTGCGGGAACTGCGGGAGACTGTAGGGGATTTG GAAGCGATGAACGAAATGAACGACGAGCTGCAGGAGAACGCACGGGAGACAGAGCTGGAGCTGCGGGAGCAGCTGGACATGGCAGGCGCCCGAGTACGGGAGGCCCAGAAGCGTGTGGAAGCCGCCCAGGAGACAGTTGCGGACTATCAGCAAACTATCAAGAAGTACCGCCAGTTGACTGCACACCTACAG GATGTCAATCGGGAGCTGACGAACCAGCAGGAGGCGTCTGTGGAGAGACAACAGCAGCCACCTCCAGAGACTTTTGATTTCAAAATCAAGTTTGCTGAGACCAAGGCTCATGCCAAG GCAATTGAGATGGAATTGAGACAGATGGAGGTGGCCCAGGCCAACCGGCACATGTCCCTGCTGACGGCCTTCATGCCTGACAGCTTCCTTCGGCCAGGAGGAGACCATGACTGTGTCCTGGTGCTGCTACTTATGCCCCGTCTCATTTGCAAG GCAGAGCTCATCCGGAAGCAGGCCCAGGAGAAGTTTGACCTCAGTGAGAACTGTTCAGAGCGGCCTGGGCTTCGCGGAGCTGCTGGGGAGCAGCTGAGCTTTGCTGCTGGGCTGGTATACTCACTGAGTCTGCTGCAGGCCACACTGCACCGCTACGAGCATGCCCTCTCCCAGTGCAGTGTGGACGTGTATAAGAAGGTGGGCAGCCTTTACCCCGAGATGAGTGCCCACGAGCGCTCCCTGGATTTCCTCATCgagctgctgcacaaggaccaGCTGGATGAAACTGTCAACGTGGAGCCCCTCACCAAGGCCATCAAGTATTACCAG CATCTGTACAGCATCCACCTTGCTGAGCAGCCGGAGGATTCCACCATGCAGCTGGCCGACCACATCAAG TTCACCCAGAGTGCCCTGGACTGTATGAGTGTGGAGGTGGTGCGGCTGCGTGCCTTCCTGCAG ggtgggcaggaggcaaCAGATATTGCCCTTCTTCTCCGAGACCTGGAAACATCCTGCAGTGACATCCGCCAGTTCTGCAAGAAGATCCGAAGGCGAATGCCAGGGACAGATGCTCCGGGGATCCCAGCAGCCCTGGCCTTTGGATCACAG GTGTCCGACACACTCCTTGACTGCAGGAAGCACTTGACGTGGGTGGTGGCTGTTCTGCAGGAGGTGGCGGCTGCAGCTGCCCAGCTTATTGCCCCCCTGGCAGAGAATGAGGGGCTGCCTGTGGCTGCACTGGAGGAGCTGGCTTTCAAAGCAAGCGAGCAG ATCTACGGGAGCCCCTCCAGCAGCCCCTACGAGTGCCTGCGCCAGTCCTGCACCATCCTGATCAGCACAATGAACAAGCTGGCCACAGCCATGCAGGAGGGCGAGTACGACGCAGAGCGGCCCCCCAGCAAG CCTCCTCCAGTTGAACTTCGGGCTGCAGCCCTGCGTGCGGAGATCACAGATGCTGAAGGTCTGGGTTTGAAGCTTGAAGATAGAGAGACAGTTATCAAGGAGTTAAAGAAGTCTCTCAAGATTAAG GGAGAGGAGCTGAGCGAGGCCAACGTGCGGCTGAGCCTCCTGGAGAAGAAGCTGGACAGCGCTGCCAAGGATGCAGATGAGCGCATTGAGAAAGTCCAGACTCGGCTGGAGGAGACTCAGACCCTGCTGCGAAAGAAGGAGAA AGACTTTGAGGAGACAATGGATGCACTCCAGGCTGACATCGACCAGttggaggcagagaaggcagagctAAAGCAGCGGCTGAACAGCCAGTCCAAGCGCACAATTGAAGGGCTTCGGGGTCCCCCTCCCTCAGGCATTGCTACCCTGGTCTCTGGCATTGCTGGTG GGGCCACTCCTGGGCAGGCTCCAGGCGCCTTGCCAGGTCCGGGGCTGGTGAAGGACTCACCGCTGCTGCTCCAGCAgatctctgccatgaggctgcACATCTCGCAGCTCCAGCATGAGAACAGCATCCTCAAA GGAGCCCAGATGAAGGCATCCTTGGCCGCTCTGCCCCCTTTGCACGTAGCAAAGCTTTCCGTCCCGCCCCACGAGGGCCCTGGTGGTGAGCTGGTGGCTGGGACACTGTATCGCAAGACCAGCCAGCTACTGGAGACACTAAACCAGCTGAGCACGCACACGCATGTGATAGATATCACACGGACCAGCCCAG CTGCCAAGAGCCCGTCAGCTCAGCTTATGGAGCAAGTGGCTCAGCTCAAGTCCCTGAGTGACACCATTGAGAAGCTCAAG gatGAAGTCCTCAAGGAGACAGTAACTCAGCGTCCTGGAGCTACCGTTCCCACTGACTTTGCCACCTTCCCTTCGTCAGCCTTCCTCAGG GCCAAGGAAGAACAGCAAGATGACACTGTCTATATGGGCAAGGTGACCTTCTCGTGTGCGGCAGGCCTAGGACAGCGACACCGTCTGGTGCTGACCCAGGAGCAGCTGCACCAGCTCCACAGTCGCCTGATCTCCTAA